The Methylomonas montana genome has a window encoding:
- a CDS encoding IS630 family transposase, whose amino-acid sequence MDKHKIDARKLTVEGRVLLRQMVIRLRKQSGMSLKELAAVAGVHHRTIEEWLARARKGGEGALQEKSRGRRLGSGRKLTMADECWLRDQIVGECPQQLKLPFALWTRPAIKALIRERFGVEMQDRLVGKYLKRWGFTPQRPIKRALEQDPVKVATWLEQTYPQVLARAKAENATILWGDETAVKEDAHWIRGYAPKGQTPVLKTSTRWHKLSMISAISARGELAFQIVEGSINTARFLEFLSRLIEGAPRKIFLVVDNLRVHHAKQVSEWLQDKQERIELVFLPPYAPESNPDEYLNRDFKTALRSGSVSQNTAELLEKALAFMSRIATLPNHVASYFKHPAAIYAAQGI is encoded by the coding sequence ATGGACAAACATAAAATTGATGCGCGAAAATTAACGGTTGAAGGGCGAGTGTTGTTGCGCCAAATGGTGATTCGTTTACGCAAGCAGTCCGGCATGAGCCTGAAAGAGTTAGCGGCGGTTGCCGGGGTTCACCATCGAACCATTGAAGAGTGGCTGGCTCGAGCCCGTAAAGGAGGCGAAGGCGCTTTGCAGGAAAAAAGCCGAGGACGTCGGTTGGGCAGTGGGCGCAAGCTGACGATGGCGGACGAATGCTGGTTGCGTGACCAAATCGTGGGTGAATGCCCGCAGCAACTGAAACTGCCGTTTGCCTTATGGACGCGACCTGCGATCAAGGCGCTCATCCGGGAGCGCTTTGGGGTAGAGATGCAGGATCGTCTGGTTGGTAAATATCTCAAGCGTTGGGGCTTTACCCCGCAACGGCCGATCAAGCGCGCCCTGGAGCAAGATCCTGTCAAAGTCGCTACCTGGTTAGAGCAGACCTACCCTCAGGTGTTGGCTAGAGCCAAAGCCGAAAACGCCACGATATTATGGGGCGATGAGACCGCCGTTAAAGAAGACGCGCATTGGATTCGAGGCTATGCCCCCAAAGGCCAGACACCGGTACTGAAGACGTCGACGCGTTGGCACAAACTATCGATGATTTCAGCGATTTCCGCCCGGGGGGAACTGGCTTTCCAAATCGTCGAAGGTTCGATTAATACCGCGCGATTTCTGGAATTTCTCTCCCGCTTGATCGAAGGCGCGCCCCGCAAAATCTTTCTGGTGGTCGATAACCTGCGTGTCCACCATGCCAAACAAGTCAGCGAATGGTTACAGGACAAGCAAGAGCGGATTGAGTTGGTGTTTCTGCCGCCGTATGCGCCGGAATCGAATCCTGATGAATATCTCAATCGGGACTTCAAGACAGCACTCCGCAGTGGGTCGGTCAGCCAAAATACCGCAGAGTTGCTTGAAAAAGCGCTGGCGTTCATGAGTCGTATTGCAACCCTACCGAATCATGTCGCCTCTTACTTTAAACACCCTGCTGCGATATACGCAGCCCAGGGTATTTAG
- a CDS encoding IS1595 family transposase has translation MKKNPIQFQKGFSLTDFMNRYGTESQCAAGLFQARWPSGFQCPGCGRRRYSVIKTRNLYQCTTCHHQTSLISGTLFEQTKLPLTVWFLAIHLLTQAKTSLSALALKRQIGVSYNTAWSLKHKIMQAMKERDDRKPLTGIIQLDDVYWGGEHRGGKRGRGSENKTPFVAAVALNKEHHPIAMNLNVVKGFRNSEIKRWAGHHLQPGSLVYSDGLACFSAVLDHGCHHYSIVTGGGPDSVTKEEFAWVNTMIGNVKRSINGTYHAIQSKHLPRYLAEFCYRFNRRFDLQTIMPRFLIAAANSPPMPGRLLKLAEAYG, from the coding sequence ATGAAAAAGAATCCGATCCAATTTCAAAAAGGCTTTAGCCTGACGGATTTCATGAATCGCTACGGTACTGAAAGCCAGTGTGCCGCAGGGCTATTTCAGGCGCGATGGCCATCCGGGTTTCAATGCCCAGGCTGCGGTCGCCGCCGCTATAGCGTGATCAAGACTCGCAATTTGTATCAGTGCACGACGTGCCATCACCAAACCTCGTTGATCAGCGGTACGCTGTTCGAACAAACCAAGTTGCCGCTCACCGTGTGGTTTCTGGCGATTCATCTGCTGACTCAAGCCAAAACCAGTTTGTCGGCTTTAGCCTTGAAGCGGCAAATCGGCGTTTCCTACAACACCGCCTGGAGCCTCAAGCACAAGATCATGCAGGCAATGAAAGAGCGCGATGATCGCAAACCGCTGACCGGCATTATTCAACTCGATGACGTTTACTGGGGCGGCGAGCATCGGGGTGGCAAACGCGGGCGAGGTTCGGAAAACAAGACGCCTTTTGTCGCGGCGGTGGCGCTGAACAAGGAACACCATCCTATCGCGATGAACTTGAATGTCGTCAAAGGCTTCCGCAACAGCGAAATCAAGCGCTGGGCCGGCCATCATCTTCAGCCGGGTAGTCTGGTGTACTCGGACGGCTTAGCTTGCTTTTCCGCCGTGCTCGATCACGGTTGTCACCATTACTCCATTGTCACCGGCGGTGGTCCTGACAGCGTGACGAAAGAAGAATTCGCCTGGGTCAATACCATGATCGGTAACGTGAAGCGCTCCATCAATGGCACTTACCATGCCATTCAGTCCAAGCATTTACCCCGCTATCTGGCCGAGTTTTGTTATCGTTTTAATCGCAGATTCGATCTGCAAACCATAATGCCGCGGTTTCTCATCGCTGCGGCTAATTCTCCACCCATGCCGGGCCGTTTGCTCAAATTAGCTGAGGCTTATGGGTAA